One window of the Marinilactibacillus sp. Marseille-P9653 genome contains the following:
- a CDS encoding ABC transporter ATP-binding protein: MTAYITVKDEYKRYSSGETTVVANDGITFDIEKNEFAVIVGPSGAGKTTVLNILGGMDFADEGDVIIDGTNIVGFSEKQLTKYRRDDVGFVFQNYNLIPNLTAKENVELAAEISPDALDAAEVLKSVGLGHRMDNFPAQLSGGEQQRVAIARALAKQPKLLLCDEPTGALDYETGKKVLEILNKSKEEYNATVVVITHNRAISPMADRVIDINNAKVRSMTINENPTPVQDIEW; encoded by the coding sequence ATGACAGCTTATATAACAGTAAAAGATGAATACAAACGATACAGTTCAGGAGAAACAACCGTTGTTGCGAACGACGGTATTACTTTTGATATAGAAAAAAATGAATTCGCCGTTATTGTAGGCCCTAGTGGGGCAGGTAAAACAACTGTACTGAATATATTGGGTGGAATGGACTTTGCTGACGAAGGTGACGTTATTATAGACGGCACGAATATTGTAGGGTTCAGTGAGAAACAATTAACTAAGTATCGCCGAGATGATGTAGGTTTTGTGTTTCAAAACTATAACCTCATCCCAAACCTGACAGCAAAAGAAAATGTAGAACTTGCTGCCGAAATTTCACCAGATGCATTGGATGCGGCGGAAGTATTGAAAAGTGTTGGATTAGGACACCGAATGGATAATTTTCCGGCACAATTATCAGGTGGCGAGCAGCAACGAGTAGCGATTGCAAGAGCTTTAGCTAAACAGCCCAAACTCCTTCTTTGTGATGAGCCAACAGGTGCACTGGATTATGAAACTGGGAAAAAAGTTCTGGAGATATTAAACAAATCAAAAGAAGAATACAATGCAACGGTTGTTGTCATTACGCATAACCGTGCGATTTCACCAATGGCTGATCGAGTGATTGATATTAACAATGCAAAAGTAAGAAGTATGACGATTAATGAAAATCCGACACCTGTTCAAGATATCGAATGGTAG